CAAGACCAAACGGCCCATATAATTTATGAGTTGAAAAGGCAATACAATCAACATCTAAATCAATCACATTTATTTCATTGTGTGCAATTGATTGCGCTAGATCTAGAATTACAATAATATCTTTATTAATTGTTTTTATATCCTTAACAATTTGTTTAACATCATTTAACCCTGCTGTTGTGTTTGAATTCATAGCAAATGAAACAACTTTAGTTTTTTCATTTACCTTATATTTTAATTTTGAAAGGTCAATCAAAAAGTTCTCATCCAAATCTAAATAATCAATTTTTAGTTCCTCTTCTTCGCTTAAAACCATTCACGGCAATAAATTTGATGAATGCTCCATTTTAGTCAATAAAATCTCATCACCTTTTTTTAAATAACTTCTCATACCAAAAGCTAATTGATTTAAAGAATGTGTTGTTCCACTTGTAAAAATTATTTCTTCTGGGTTGTTTGCACCAATAAAATCAGCTACTTTTTTTCTTGTTTCTAATAACATTTGATTTGCTTTATAAGCATTATCAAACAAATTATTATGTGTGTTTGCACCAATTTCTAAATCATACTTACTTTGAGCTTCAATAACTTTATCTAATTTAATTGATGTTGCTGCTGAGTCAAAATAAATTTCTTTGGTATTATTTTTAAAATATGAAAAGTTATCTTTAAAATTCATTTAAATCATTTCCTTTAATTTTTCTTTTAAGTGGTTTAATAATTCTTCATCACCAATTTCTTGAAATACTGGTTCAAAATAACCATTTATAATTAATTCTTGAGCTTGTGTTTTATTTAAACCCCTCGATAA
This genomic interval from Spiroplasma monobiae MQ-1 contains the following:
- a CDS encoding aminotransferase class V-fold PLP-dependent enzyme; the encoded protein is MNFKDNFSYFKNNTKEIYFDSAATSIKLDKVIEAQSKYDLEIGANTHNNLFDNAYKANQMLLETRKKVADFIGANNPEEIIFTSGTTHSLNQLAFGMRSYLKKGDEILLTKMEHSSNLLPWMVLSEEEELKIDYLDLDENFLIDLSKLKYKVNEKTKVVSFAMNSNTTAGLNDVKQIVKDIKTINKDIIVILDLAQSIAHNEINVIDLDVDCIAFSTHKLYGPFGLGVMWAKKEILKWLKPIFYGGGNNTSINVENYKLAPIPDKFEAGTLNLSAIYAFNVCLDIINEFKMQNLITYEKELKKYFRSKLNEIEESKFEFYNIENDQPIVLFNLKNVNSQDFGAFLNKKYNISVRVGKHCARLATDLFKISSTIRASFSIYNTKEDIDKFIEALKDCDSWINEII